In Proteiniborus ethanoligenes, one genomic interval encodes:
- a CDS encoding transketolase family protein, with translation MTMMATRDAYGEALKELGKINKDIVVLDADLSGSTKTGVFAKEFPERFINVGIAEQNLIGTAAGLATTGKIPFASSFAMFAAGRAFEIIRNSVAYPKLNVKIAATHAGLTVGEDGASHQALEDISIMRTIPNMVVLNPADGVETKAAIKKAAEYKGPVYIRLGRSKVPVIFDEESYEFEIGKGIKLREGTDVTIIATGIMVSLAMEAAEILKKEGLEVRVINIHTIKPIDKDIILEAARETRAIVTAEEHNIIGGLGSAVAEVLVESYPTVMERIGVMDTFGESGNGDELLKKYGLTAENIAVAARKAIGRR, from the coding sequence ATGACAATGATGGCTACAAGAGATGCATATGGTGAAGCATTAAAGGAATTAGGCAAAATAAATAAGGACATAGTAGTATTAGATGCTGACCTTTCAGGCTCAACAAAAACAGGGGTTTTTGCTAAGGAATTTCCTGAAAGGTTTATAAACGTAGGTATTGCAGAGCAAAATTTAATAGGAACAGCTGCTGGTTTAGCTACTACAGGGAAAATACCTTTTGCTAGTTCATTTGCAATGTTTGCTGCTGGCAGAGCTTTTGAAATAATAAGAAATTCAGTTGCATATCCTAAACTAAATGTAAAAATAGCTGCAACCCATGCAGGATTAACTGTTGGAGAAGATGGAGCCTCACATCAAGCTCTTGAAGATATTAGTATAATGAGAACTATACCTAACATGGTAGTTCTAAACCCGGCAGATGGAGTAGAAACAAAGGCTGCAATTAAAAAGGCTGCGGAGTATAAAGGACCAGTTTATATAAGATTAGGTAGAAGCAAGGTACCAGTGATTTTTGATGAAGAAAGCTACGAATTTGAAATAGGAAAAGGGATTAAGCTAAGAGAAGGTACAGATGTAACAATAATAGCTACAGGCATAATGGTATCATTAGCTATGGAAGCTGCTGAAATTCTTAAAAAAGAAGGATTAGAAGTAAGAGTAATAAATATCCATACTATAAAGCCTATAGATAAGGATATTATACTAGAGGCAGCACGAGAGACGAGGGCAATAGTAACAGCAGAGGAACACAATATTATTGGTGGTTTAGGAAGTGCTGTAGCAGAGGTATTAGTGGAAAGCTATCCGACTGTAATGGAGAGAATAGGAGTTATGGATACCTTTGGAGAATCAGGAAATGGAGATGAGCTTCTTAAAAAATATGGTTTAACAGCAGAAAATATAGCAGTAGCTGCAAGAAAAGCTATTGGGAGAAGATAA
- a CDS encoding transketolase, producing the protein MKELKEIALNIRKDIVRMTHGAKSGHPGGSLSACEIMTTLYFKEMRIDTSNPEWKDRDRFVLSKGHATPVLYATLSQRGFFPKDELSNFRKIDSILQGHPDMKGIPGVDMSTGSLGQGLSAASGMALSAKLDNKDFRVYALVGDGEIQEGIVWEAAMLAAHYKLDNLTVFLDHNGLQIDGLNKDVMNVEPIDRKFEAFGWNVLKIDGHDFEQILEALDKSKNTKGKPTIIIAKTVKGKGVSFMENQANWHGTAPNDEQAQKAFIELGGEL; encoded by the coding sequence GTGAAAGAGCTTAAGGAAATAGCACTTAATATCAGAAAAGATATTGTTAGGATGACTCATGGCGCAAAGTCAGGACACCCAGGAGGATCCTTGTCAGCATGCGAGATAATGACAACCCTTTATTTTAAAGAAATGAGAATAGACACTAGCAATCCTGAGTGGAAGGATAGAGATAGATTTGTATTATCTAAAGGTCATGCTACACCTGTTTTATATGCTACACTATCTCAAAGAGGATTTTTCCCTAAGGATGAATTATCCAACTTTAGAAAGATAGATTCTATATTACAAGGGCATCCAGATATGAAAGGCATACCAGGAGTAGATATGTCAACAGGCTCTTTGGGGCAAGGACTTTCAGCTGCAAGCGGCATGGCTTTATCAGCTAAGCTCGATAACAAGGATTTTAGAGTTTATGCATTAGTGGGAGATGGAGAAATTCAAGAAGGAATCGTATGGGAGGCAGCGATGCTGGCTGCTCACTATAAGCTTGATAATCTTACAGTGTTTTTAGACCATAATGGCTTACAAATTGACGGATTAAACAAAGATGTTATGAATGTAGAGCCAATAGATAGAAAGTTTGAAGCCTTCGGCTGGAATGTATTAAAAATAGATGGGCATGATTTTGAGCAGATTTTAGAAGCTTTAGATAAGAGTAAAAATACAAAAGGGAAACCAACTATCATCATAGCTAAAACGGTCAAAGGCAAAGGTGTTTCATTTATGGAAAACCAAGCCAACTGGCATGGAACCGCACCAAATGATGAGCAAGCACAAAAAGCGTTTATAGAGCTTGGAGGTGAACTGTAA
- a CDS encoding LysM peptidoglycan-binding domain-containing protein, with the protein MKKLKKKILIGALTLTISVSSSSAFAATHIVKSGDTYWKISNWYGVSLDSLLKANNANYNSILYIGDKVTIPESNSYKNHIVQKGDDLWKLSNKYGVTVNDIAKANNISTSKVLYVGDVLKIPVHNIPIKETPGPQYGELLDWWTEAQYVIPMNAEFKVVDFYTGKSFKVKRTQGANHIDAETLTLNDTNIMKSVWGGTLSWSRRPVLIEYNGRKIAASMSSIPHAGNEKSEGGKYTSWRSGGYGAGTNFDYIKGNGIDGHFDIHFLNSTRHSDGKLDQEHQKNVKIAAGMK; encoded by the coding sequence ATGAAGAAGCTTAAGAAGAAAATACTAATAGGTGCATTGACCTTAACTATATCAGTATCATCATCTAGTGCTTTTGCAGCAACCCATATAGTGAAATCAGGTGATACATATTGGAAAATAAGCAATTGGTATGGAGTAAGCCTAGACAGCCTACTCAAAGCAAACAATGCAAATTATAATAGTATATTATATATTGGAGATAAGGTAACTATACCAGAAAGCAATAGCTATAAAAATCATATAGTTCAAAAAGGAGATGATTTATGGAAGCTAAGCAATAAATATGGAGTTACTGTTAACGATATTGCAAAAGCAAATAATATATCTACAAGTAAAGTGTTATATGTTGGGGATGTACTTAAAATTCCAGTACATAATATTCCAATCAAGGAAACACCAGGTCCGCAATATGGAGAACTCCTCGATTGGTGGACAGAAGCCCAGTATGTAATACCTATGAATGCAGAATTTAAAGTGGTAGACTTTTACACAGGAAAGTCATTCAAAGTTAAGAGAACACAAGGAGCTAACCATATAGATGCTGAAACCTTAACCTTGAATGATACAAATATAATGAAAAGTGTATGGGGAGGAACTCTAAGCTGGTCAAGAAGGCCAGTTCTTATTGAGTACAATGGTAGAAAAATAGCAGCAAGCATGTCAAGCATACCTCATGCAGGCAATGAAAAATCAGAGGGAGGTAAATACACTAGCTGGAGAAGTGGAGGCTATGGTGCAGGTACAAACTTTGACTATATAAAAGGTAATGGCATAGATGGACATTTTGATATCCATTTCCTAAACAGTACAAGACATAGTGATGGAAAATTAGACCAAGAACATCAAAAAAATGTTAAGATAGCTGCAGGGATGAAATAA
- a CDS encoding WecB/TagA/CpsF family glycosyltransferase: MSEKISILGVNVDKITLKDAEERVKSFLNSNTINTIYTPNTEIVMEARNNQELKSLLNKGDLVIPDGIGLVYASKIKKKPLLERVAGSDLSMRILDIANDEGHSIFILGGKPGVAQIATENIKKKYPNIDIAGYHHGYFKGTHIGHKNHEEENEVINIINKAKPDIVFVGLGAPKQEQWIDENKEKLNCKVIIGNGGTVDIIAGTVKRAPEVYQRLGLEWLYRLLKDPRRIKRQIVLPKFVLIVLFSKDEIVK; the protein is encoded by the coding sequence ATGAGTGAAAAAATAAGTATATTAGGCGTTAATGTTGATAAAATCACATTAAAAGATGCAGAAGAAAGGGTAAAATCCTTTTTAAATAGTAACACTATAAATACAATATATACCCCTAATACTGAAATCGTTATGGAAGCAAGAAATAATCAGGAATTAAAATCTCTTTTAAATAAAGGAGACCTAGTAATTCCAGACGGAATAGGGTTAGTTTATGCATCGAAGATTAAGAAAAAACCCCTTCTAGAAAGAGTTGCAGGCTCTGATCTATCTATGAGAATTCTTGATATAGCTAATGATGAAGGACATAGTATATTTATTCTTGGTGGCAAACCAGGTGTTGCTCAAATTGCCACAGAAAATATTAAAAAGAAATATCCTAATATAGATATTGCAGGGTACCATCATGGTTATTTCAAGGGCACACATATAGGACATAAAAACCACGAAGAAGAAAATGAAGTAATTAATATTATAAACAAAGCAAAACCAGACATAGTTTTTGTAGGATTAGGTGCACCAAAGCAAGAACAATGGATAGATGAAAACAAAGAAAAATTAAATTGTAAGGTAATTATAGGCAATGGAGGGACTGTAGATATTATAGCAGGAACCGTAAAAAGGGCACCAGAAGTATATCAAAGATTAGGATTAGAGTGGCTATATAGATTGCTTAAGGATCCTAGAAGAATAAAAAGACAAATAGTATTACCTAAGTTTGTTCTAATAGTTCTTTTTTCAAAGGATGAAATAGTAAAGTAG
- a CDS encoding M42 family metallopeptidase has product MKEKLKERLKELTSLVGVSGSEQEVVKYMKNNLEKYADEVMVDPFGNVIATKHGKNAGPKLMIAAHSDEIGFSVKNILSDGFILFNKIGMASDKVLEGRKVLIKGSIPGVIGIKPGHLQTPEETKKVNSSKECYIDVGASSKEEVESLGIGIGDPIGYRSDFMEMANSDYICTKSIDNRMNCAILIELFSQIKDLEFDGTIYGVVTVQEETGMKGAFMVGNRIEPDYAIVIDTIPSGDTPDVNTERDLPIYLGKGPACVIADGILPGLLFTYSHPSVIEIIREQAKLVDVNVQYTTLVGEGYATDAARLSYSGKGIPTAMLVVPRRYSHSPVELVNINDALGSLSILENVVKQNGKKEIKFV; this is encoded by the coding sequence GTGAAGGAAAAGCTAAAGGAAAGGTTAAAAGAATTGACTAGTTTAGTTGGAGTATCAGGAAGTGAACAAGAAGTAGTTAAATATATGAAAAACAATCTAGAAAAGTATGCTGATGAAGTAATGGTAGATCCTTTTGGCAATGTTATTGCAACAAAGCATGGTAAAAATGCTGGACCAAAGCTGATGATTGCTGCTCATTCTGATGAAATTGGATTTAGTGTTAAGAATATCTTATCTGATGGGTTTATTTTGTTTAATAAAATTGGGATGGCATCAGATAAAGTATTAGAAGGCAGAAAGGTCCTAATAAAAGGCAGTATACCTGGAGTTATTGGAATAAAACCGGGGCATTTACAAACACCTGAAGAAACAAAAAAGGTGAATTCTAGTAAGGAGTGTTACATAGATGTAGGAGCTTCATCTAAAGAAGAAGTAGAGAGCTTAGGTATTGGAATTGGCGATCCGATTGGATATAGAAGTGATTTTATGGAAATGGCTAACAGTGATTATATCTGTACAAAATCTATTGACAACAGAATGAACTGTGCAATATTAATTGAATTATTTAGCCAAATCAAAGACTTGGAATTTGATGGTACTATTTATGGTGTAGTTACCGTTCAAGAAGAAACAGGAATGAAGGGCGCATTTATGGTTGGTAATAGGATAGAGCCTGACTATGCTATAGTAATAGACACCATACCATCGGGAGACACACCAGATGTCAATACAGAAAGAGATTTACCCATATACTTAGGGAAAGGTCCAGCATGTGTTATAGCTGATGGAATACTGCCTGGATTATTGTTTACTTATTCTCATCCAAGTGTTATTGAAATTATAAGAGAGCAAGCAAAGCTAGTAGATGTAAATGTTCAATATACAACTTTGGTAGGGGAAGGTTATGCAACAGACGCAGCACGCTTATCTTATTCGGGGAAAGGAATACCAACCGCTATGTTAGTAGTTCCTAGGAGATATTCTCACTCTCCAGTTGAGTTAGTTAATATTAATGACGCTCTAGGCTCACTTTCAATACTAGAGAATGTTGTCAAACAAAACGGCAAAAAAGAAATTAAATTTGTTTAA
- a CDS encoding YitT family protein: MERIKKYWYRHLAEYLGVTVGTFIMAIGINIFLEPNTIAPGGVTGLGIVLQKITNGLVTVWATNLVVNIPLFIAGVMILGKSFGVKTLYGTFILSFFLWLIPETNATQDLLLSSVFGGVILGAGLGIVFKAGGTTGGTDLAGAIMNRFFPGLSTATHMMIVDMIVVVSAGLVNKRIDLPLYSVIALYILVKVIDIILEGISYAKAFFIISDHPEAIGKTILEQLDRGVTILKGKGLYSGLDKDVLLCVVNRAQMAKVKEIVSQVDKKAFIMITDMHEVLGEGFKEMKTE, translated from the coding sequence TTGGAAAGAATAAAGAAATATTGGTATAGACATTTAGCTGAGTATTTAGGAGTTACTGTAGGTACCTTTATAATGGCAATAGGCATTAATATATTTCTAGAGCCAAATACCATCGCACCTGGAGGAGTCACTGGTCTTGGAATAGTTCTCCAAAAAATAACTAATGGCTTAGTTACAGTATGGGCTACAAACCTTGTGGTAAACATCCCTTTATTTATAGCTGGAGTTATGATATTAGGTAAATCCTTTGGGGTAAAAACTTTATATGGAACATTTATACTCTCTTTTTTTCTATGGCTTATACCAGAGACAAATGCCACACAAGATTTATTACTGTCCTCAGTTTTTGGAGGGGTTATACTGGGGGCCGGTCTAGGTATAGTGTTCAAGGCAGGTGGAACAACTGGAGGCACAGATTTAGCTGGTGCAATAATGAATAGATTTTTTCCAGGATTAAGTACAGCAACACATATGATGATAGTAGACATGATAGTTGTAGTTAGTGCAGGTCTTGTTAATAAAAGAATAGACCTACCATTGTATTCAGTTATTGCTTTATACATACTAGTCAAAGTAATTGACATAATCCTAGAAGGTATCAGCTATGCAAAAGCATTCTTTATTATATCTGACCATCCAGAGGCCATTGGTAAAACTATATTAGAACAGCTAGATAGAGGAGTAACTATATTAAAAGGAAAGGGTTTATATTCAGGCTTAGATAAGGATGTACTTTTATGTGTTGTAAATAGAGCACAGATGGCAAAAGTGAAAGAGATAGTTAGTCAAGTTGACAAAAAAGCCTTTATTATGATAACAGATATGCATGAGGTATTAGGAGAAGGCTTTAAAGAAATGAAAACAGAATAG
- a CDS encoding protease complex subunit PrcB family protein — MNNKIWILVIIVLVILGIVFIPKILKNEGDKEVKFKTLELSEAPQKIQDLVPKYLYEERALACKVDNEVYIIVTRGEKRTEGYSVSLNKLIKVKNDGNFDLIAYAKYKDPKPNEMVGQRITYPVVVAKAELDKLPDKIRLEIEYDK, encoded by the coding sequence GTGAATAATAAAATCTGGATTCTTGTAATAATTGTCCTAGTTATTTTAGGAATAGTATTTATTCCGAAAATACTTAAGAACGAAGGTGATAAGGAAGTGAAATTTAAAACCCTTGAATTAAGTGAAGCACCACAAAAAATACAAGACTTAGTTCCCAAATACTTATATGAAGAAAGAGCTTTAGCATGCAAAGTAGATAATGAGGTATATATTATAGTTACTAGAGGAGAAAAAAGAACGGAAGGCTATTCAGTTTCTTTAAATAAGCTAATAAAAGTAAAAAATGATGGGAATTTCGATCTTATCGCCTATGCAAAATACAAAGACCCAAAGCCAAATGAAATGGTAGGACAGAGAATCACCTATCCTGTAGTAGTTGCTAAAGCTGAATTAGACAAATTACCTGATAAAATCAGACTTGAAATAGAATATGATAAATAA
- a CDS encoding HutP family protein, with protein sequence MKNNNQIPYPISENDCIEKIAVILALTSSREEEEQFKNMFTEQGYSCVVTGASGLDHDLRKKIVNSTIGACLNSQLIEKDPKQVHALVHATVEACYSIKMDVSLCQSFQLKIAVVKKHDWIAVAIYGDMAIHMLTNHKTIGLGVMHF encoded by the coding sequence ATGAAAAATAATAATCAAATTCCTTATCCAATTAGTGAAAATGATTGCATAGAAAAGATAGCAGTAATACTTGCATTAACCAGCAGTAGAGAAGAAGAAGAGCAATTCAAAAATATGTTTACAGAACAGGGCTATTCCTGTGTAGTAACAGGAGCATCTGGGCTGGACCATGATTTAAGAAAGAAAATAGTTAATTCAACTATAGGAGCATGCTTAAATTCCCAATTAATTGAAAAGGACCCCAAACAGGTACATGCCTTAGTGCATGCCACGGTTGAAGCCTGTTACAGCATAAAGATGGATGTATCTCTATGCCAGAGTTTCCAGCTTAAAATTGCAGTAGTAAAAAAACATGATTGGATTGCCGTGGCTATTTATGGGGACATGGCAATACACATGTTAACAAACCATAAAACTATAGGATTAGGAGTAATGCATTTTTAG
- a CDS encoding 5-formyltetrahydrofolate cyclo-ligase, which yields MDKKNLRAEILEKRKNISREELEKKSSSIAKSLFSTDYYKRSNYIMAYIDFRNEVKTEEIIKTALKEGKNVVIPISVVENKQLILSQLFDYDKELEASTYGILEPKSEFVREIHPELIDLILVPGVAFDRRGYRIGYGGGYYDRFLSKIHKSVPKVALAFNIQITHHIKEGKYDIPVDYVITEDEIIKAKRIP from the coding sequence ATGGATAAGAAAAATTTAAGAGCTGAAATTCTAGAAAAAAGAAAAAACATATCTAGAGAAGAGCTTGAGAAAAAAAGCTCGTCTATTGCAAAATCATTATTTTCAACCGATTATTATAAAAGATCAAATTACATAATGGCCTATATTGATTTTAGAAATGAAGTTAAAACTGAGGAAATAATAAAAACCGCTTTAAAGGAAGGTAAAAATGTAGTCATTCCTATTAGTGTAGTAGAAAATAAACAACTTATTTTGTCACAGCTATTCGATTATGATAAAGAGCTTGAAGCTAGCACATATGGAATTCTTGAGCCTAAGAGTGAATTTGTTAGAGAAATACATCCTGAGCTAATTGATTTAATTTTAGTACCAGGTGTAGCCTTTGATAGACGAGGATATAGGATAGGATATGGCGGAGGGTATTATGATAGATTTTTAAGCAAAATCCATAAATCTGTTCCAAAAGTTGCATTAGCCTTTAATATTCAAATTACGCATCATATAAAGGAAGGAAAATATGATATTCCTGTAGATTATGTGATCACTGAGGATGAAATAATAAAAGCTAAGAGAATTCCTTAG